A stretch of Lathyrus oleraceus cultivar Zhongwan6 chromosome 6, CAAS_Psat_ZW6_1.0, whole genome shotgun sequence DNA encodes these proteins:
- the LOC127092581 gene encoding uncharacterized protein LOC127092581, which produces MENPLYPQEPGHPNFVPREYFNQNLLLNKKLKQEKEDLSMQLFSFRQEKMDLAHKLRERDKLLGEYGLAVDGRVGKKTKINRVRGDTSTVIEEQKRALEEVEEEIKQKHREYESLKVTKAKMEKRYKDKIKRQEKQLQDKNAQFEEENTQRIGVEIQLKGSHINLEKVVGEIISLKAQLRERERDNAPLQIQLPKCNKYEKLIDQCRYLDGMISRKDMVIQNLVQKHNQEETKKMFEESKAWSLKYLKSG; this is translated from the coding sequence ATGGAAAATCCATTATATCCTCAAGAGCCAGGTCACCCTAATTTTGTGCCTAGAGAGTATTTCAATCAGAATTTGCTTTTGAATAAGAAGTTGAAGCAGGAAAAGGAAGATTTAAGCATGCAACTTTTCAGCTTTAGGCAAGAAAAGATGGATTTGGCTCATAAACTTAGAGAAAGGGATAAATTGCTTGGCGAATATGGTCTAGCTGTGGATGGAAGAGTCGGGAAGAAGACTAAAATTAATAGAGTTAGAGGGGATACTTCTACAGTTATTGAAGAACAAAAGAGGGCTCTTGAAGAGGTTGAAGAAGAAATCAAGCAAAAGCATCGAGAGTATGAGTCACTCAAAGTCACCAAAGCCAAGATGGAGAAGAGGTACAAAGACAAGATTAAAAGACAGGAGAAGCAGCTACAGGACAAGAATGCTCAATTTGAAGAGGAAAATACTCAGAGGATAGGGGTGGAAATTCAGCTTAAAGGGAGCCACATTAATCTGGAAAAAGTTGTGGGGGAGATTATAAGCCTTAAAGCTcaattgagagagagagagagagataatGCTCCCTTACAAATCCAACTCCCAAAATGTAACAAATATGAGAAGTTGATTGATCAATGTAGGTACTTGGATGGTATGATTTCTCGGAAAGATATGGTTATCCAAAACCTTGTCCAGAAACACAATCAGGAAGAAACAAAGAAGATGTTTGAAGAGTCCAAAGCTTGGAGTCTGAAGTATCTCAAGAGTGGATGA